The Pseudorasbora parva isolate DD20220531a chromosome 19, ASM2467924v1, whole genome shotgun sequence genomic sequence AAGTTCATCAATGGTAACCCGGCGTCTGATTACATCACATGACATACTCTGCTCAGTCTGGATGATCTGTCTTTGTTCAATGATTTCAATTATAACTATGATCATTCTCTCTTTTGTGATTTTGCCTGAGCGATACTGTTCAAGAAGCCTTTGTTTTTCCTCTTCTGGAAGCAAATCTGATTTCATGACTTCCCATAATGTCACTTGTTTTCCTGCAAAACTCTCATGTGGTATGTCTATTTGGGTGTTAGCTAAGTCTGTTTGTGCTTGTTCCTCAGTGTAAACAAAGGATTGTTCAGCTTGCTCAGGAGTCTGGGCTTTAGAAATTGGTAACAGGGCAATTCCAAATTCTGGATCGGTAATACATCTCTCTTTAAGTTGTTTGTATGTGACATTCTCATCTTTGATGGGATCAATGAAACCTTTGATGTCATCTGTGGGGTCTTTAAAAGATTTGGCTAATTGCTTGCTGAAGTAGCCACGCTGAATAGCTATATCAGTAGGAAGCCGATGGCTATTTACTGGATCAATTATTCCTCCAGTGGCCTCCTGAGCATCTAGAAGAGGTATGGCATGTTCTCTTAGAACAAGTTGTTTTTGCATTGCTTGAAGAAGAGAGATCTTATTACCAGTGTATGGATCTTTGTAACCAGTAACAGCTTTCTCTGCTGAAAGCAGTTTTTCATGAAGCTCTGGACCAACAATTCCAGCCTTAACAGCATCATCCACTGTAAATTTCTCATTCCTAATAGGATCAATTATGTAGCCAGTAGCTGCTTGAGCTTCCAGCAGGGAAGTACCTGTGTTCGATGTCAGTAGTTTCTGCTTCATTGCTTGGTAAATGCTGAGTTTTTCcttagttttttccaaaaatacaCCAGTAATACAATCAGAACCTTGTAAGTAGTGTTTGATGGAGTCACTAATGTCTGCAGGTTTCTTTTTGCCTTGTTTGATTTTGTCATAGGTGTCTTTGTCAATGATTTTAGATTCAAGCAAGGAACTGGTCGGTACAGGTCCTCTGAAACCATCAAAGTTGTCCTGTCccttcatttctttttcttctacTGTAGTGACAACGATCTTGATCAGTTTTTCGATAGTGATTTTTCCTGATCTATACTGCCGAATAAATTCAATCCTTTGTTCCTCTGTGAAGTATTCAGAGTTGATAATCTCCCAAATGGTGATTATTCTTCCTTTAAAAACTCCACTGTGCAACTCAACTGTAGCATGGCTCAAGGTCTCTTTAGTTTGCGCATCAGAAACTAGTTCTATTTCTTTTGACTCTTTTCTTTTGACTGCCTTTTTGGAAAGTGGAAGCAATGGAAGACCAGTCTGCTTATCAGTGATACATCTTTTCAGCAGTTCAGCATAAGTGATATTTTCTTGTGTGTTGGGGTCAATAAATACTGTACTGGAGTCTGATGGGCTGCTTAAGACTTGATTCATCTCTTCATTTAGGAAACCACGTTTATATGCAATATCTGGAGTGATGCGGTAACTTTTATCAGGATCAATAATTCCTCCAGTTGCAAGCTGAGCTTCCAACAGACGGACACCTTGGTCTTTCTTAATAAGATCTTTTTGCATTGCTTCAAACAGGGATACAGTTTTTCCCGTATATGGATCTTTGTAGCCACAAACAGCTCTTTCTGCAGACAACAATTTCTCATGGAGCTCTGGGCCAACAACACCACTTTTGACTGCTTCATCAACTGTGAGCTTTTGGTTTTTCACTGGATCAATTATGAAGCCTGTTCCAGCCTGGGCCTCCAGAAGGTTTAATGCAGACTCTGCTCCAAGTAAGTCCTTTTTCATGGCTTCATAGAAAGACATCTTTTCAGAAGTTGACTCAATCTGCACTCCAGCAATACTGTGTGTGCCCTTTAAGGCTTTCTTGACAGGATCAAGCTCAGACACCTCTTTAAGAGTAGCTTTTCCATTGTGCAATTTGTTGAACAAATCTTTATTAATTACCTTTGCTTCCAGAAGTTCAGATGCTGGCACTGATGATCTCAAACCATCAAATGCAGGTTCCTTCTTGTTTTCCTTGTCCTCTACAACAGTTATTACAATTCTAATAATTTTTTCAACTGTAATTTTGCCTGTCTTGTACTGCCGGATAAGATCCTTTCTCTGATCTTCAGTGAAGTACTCAGAGTTTATTATCTCCCAGATGGTGACAGTCTTTCCTTTGAATTTTCCAAATGGAACTGTTAGATTTGCCTTACTAAATACATCTTTAGTTTCCTCATCAGTATATGTTCTTTCAATTTGGGCAGCATGTTCTGTGATTGACAGTAATGGAATGCCTGTCTCAGGATCTGGTTTACATCGTTCCAGTAGCTCGCAATAAGTAAGGCTATCCTGAGTGTTGGGATcaatgaatgtttttttgtcaGCAGGAGGGCTGGACAGAATTTTGCTTAGATCAACATCCAGTTGACCTTGTGTGCATGCCATTTGGACTGGTACACGGTGGCTATTGACAGGGTCAACTATCCCACCAGTTGCATATTGAGAATCAAGAAGTTTTGTGGCCTGGTCCTCTGCGATCAAACCTTTTTTCATTGCTTCAAACAGTGAAATTTTATCTCCAGTGAATGGATCTTTGAATCCTGTGGCGGCCCTCTCGGCCGATAACAACTTGGTGTGCAACTCAGGTCCAATCAAGGTATCCTTCACAGCTTCGCTTACAGAGAGTCTTCTGTTCTTAATGGGGTCAATTATGTAACCAGATGCAGCTTGGGCTTCAAGAAGCATCAAAGCTGTGCTTTGTGTAATCTTCTTGTCCTTCAAAGCTTGATATATGCTCATTTTCTGGTTGGGTTCAACTATTACGCCACCAATGCAATCTTTACCTTTTAGGCACATCTTCACCTTGTCATTCTTAGAAAGCTCTTGCACAGTTGTTTTGCCTTTCTTAAGCTTGTCAAATTCTTTTTTGCTGAGCACACCAATCTCATGAAGTCTGCTTGCAGACACCTTCTCTCTAATTCCATCAAATGCCAGGGGTACATCTTTTTTCACACCATCCACTTCTGTGGAGCCGTTTAGGACCTTCTTTGTTGTTTCTACCATTGTCATGTGAACTAACTCTTCTTCAGGGACTTTGTCAGTTTGAATTTCAATCTCCTTGGTGTGGGAGGGCTTTTGTGAACTCTGAAGTTGCTGGAGTTTTTCTCGCAAGTTTTTGTTTTCCTCTGCCAGAAGTTTCTCTTGTTCGATTCTTTTCTTTTCAAGCTCTTGCATTTCTTTTTGCTTGGCATTCATCTCTTCCTCAGCATCCTTTTGCTTTTTGATCGCAGCATCCATGGCAGACTGCAGTTTCTTTCTCTCCTCCTCTAGTTGCTTTTTCTGACGTTCCTGTTCATCTTTAAGTGCTTCAGCCTTCTTCACTTCATCTTCAAACTGCTTCTCCAGCTTCTTTTTTTCTGCCTCAATGGCTTTCTCCTTCTTCAGCAATGTCTCTTTTTCTGCAAAGAAAGTCTGCTGGAGGATAGTCTTTTCCTGCTGTAACTGTTCTTGTTGAACATTGGCCATCTGTGATAAAATGGcataaaaaacaataattaatacaatgcatgaaatggaaataaatgtgTAAGGAAAAATATTACTGCACAACTCAGAAAATGCAGATTTTGCATTTTAAattgtgcattttaagatgcagttatattcttttattttttatttgtataattactCATAATTTGCACCCGTTAATGTACTCTTTAATTAATCTCTGTTGTGTGCTGTAATGTTATACTTACAGTATTgtgcaaaagtcttaggcacgttagtattttcacctcaaaaaatatatttttaagccaattatttatatgttttccaatagtgtgtcagtaggctatatcagtttacattttcaaacatttattttgccattaattataataatctaTTCCAGTGAGATTTTTGTATGCAGAAGGAGTCTGACAACAGCTGTTTGATCCACATGGGACCATCATCGACTCCGTCTATGAAtacatgaagaaactgaaaaaactgagAAAAAATCTACAAGAACTGCGACAACATCTCCAAGAAACTTAAAGAAACCTTCCTGCAAAGCTACAGTATGGTGGACAGTTTTAGACACTTGCTTTCAAAACTAATGTCATAAATAGATTTTGTTTATCAATTAACTCCTAATAACTAAATCAAATCAGTGTTTGGTGTGACCACCCTTTGAGTTTTAAACAGCTTTTGTCCTTGTACACTTGCTCATAGTTTTTAAGGGAGCTTTTCAGGAGGGTTTCTTCAAGCGTCTTGGAGATGTTGCCTCAATTCTTCTGGATTTAGCCTGTCTCAGATGTCACATTTCTTGTGGATTTTGTCACAATTTTTTCAGTTTCTTTATGTAATCACAGATGGACTCGATGATGGTGAGATTAGATCTCTGTGTGGATCAAACAGCTATTGTCAGACTCCTTCTGCATACAAAAATCTCACTGGAatggattattacaattaatggcaaaatacatgtttgaaaatgtaaactgatattacctactgatacactattgcaaaatatataaataacttgtgtaaaaacatttttgggggGTGAAAATACTAACGTGTGTAAGACTTTTACACAGTACTGTATATAGTgtattgtgtttatttgattATGTGGTTGCAGTGATTTCATTTAAAtgacaattaaataaatgtacatcTTAAAGTCATAGTTTACccacaaattaaaattctgtcatcatttagttCAAACTTGCAGTACTTGCTTCTGCGAAATATTTCTTcacaaaatattttgaagaatgtttaaacTGTTTATGTCCATACAATGACAGTCAAGGGGGGTTAAAATAATCATTGCATGGGAAAAACAGATTGATTCTTCATATTATCTTTGTTTgagttccacagaagaaagtaagtcatacaggtttggcataaatgagagtaaatgatggcagCTTTCACTTTAACCACAGAAtcaaaataatacaatacaCTATGTAAATATCACAACTTATTTTACAACTTATTCACAATTCTTATAACAGCATATTTTTAATTGCTATTAATGAAAAGGTACCCTAATATCTAACAGCTCAAATTTGTTAATTAATAGGTAAATTATGGAAATTTTATGACAATTACAACACATCATAGTGCTCAAGTTACAGAAAATAAATAGTGACACCAACAATGTGCAAATATAGGCTGCACAACATCATTACAAACTAAATAAAGACACTGTAGTGTTAAAGGGGACCAGAACATCTTTGTTCATGTGAATTGCAGGCTTTGTTATCACTGTCACTGGCAACATGCAATGTACATGAACAAAGGTTCAGAGGTTTTTATAAAACTGTTAATTGTTAATTAAGGTGTTTAAGGCTAATATATAAAACACTAGAATGCAGTACTACAACATATAACACAATACCtcttttgattgtttttgtaagtcAGCAGCCTCTTTTTTCAATTTCTCCTTTTCTTTCTCAAGCTCTGCAATTGCTTTATGCAGATCATCAGCCTCTTTTTTGCTCTGCAGTCTTTGTACTTCCAGTGTTTCAACAACAGTGTGTTTTTCTGAAGTGTGTTTTTCAGTCTCTAGCAGACGGGTTTTGATTTCATCTGCTTGTTTCTTGAATTTTTTGGCTTCCTCCTCCGCTTTTGACTGAGCATCACTTAGCTGAGTCACCTTGATCTTTAGTTTCTCAGCCTCTGCGGTAATCTCCAATTGCCGCTTGCGTTCAGCCTCTAAAGATTTCTGGAAACCTTCAGTCTCCTGCTTCAGACGTTTCTGCATCTCCTTTTTGGCCTCTAACAGCTTTTGAGCCTCTACTTGTGCCTGATCTTTCTGTTTCTGGAGCTTTTCGGCTTCAGCTTTCAGTTTTGTTGCCTCCAGAATGGCCTGCTTTTTCTCTTCCAGCATCTTATCAGCCAGTTCCCTCTGTTTGTCGAGATCTGACTCTGCAATTTGTCGCAATCTTGCAGCTTCTTGAGCCTCAATGTTGAGCCGTGCTGCCTCCTCTGCCAATTTTTTCATGTTCTCAGCCTCTTCCTCAAGGAGTTTCTTTGTGTTATCTTTATCTTTCTTCATAAGCTCTTGGTTTTGCTTTTCAATTttaagtttcagttttagtaagTCTTCCATCTGAATCTTAACTTTAGAGAGCTCATCCTCTACTTGAGCCTTCTGCTTTATAGCATCACTGACCTCTTGTTTGAGTCGCTTAAGTTCATCATCAAGGACAGatttctgtttgtctgtctcaTCAAGTTGCAATTTAACCTTCACTAACTCCTCCTCAACCGAAGACTTCTGCTTAAGCGTCTTTTCTGCAAGCTTTTTGTACTTGCCCATTTCAGCATCAGCCTCTTGcttttgttttaaagcagcagcCTCTGCCTCAGCCCGTCTGGAAGCTTCCTTTTCTGCTTCCTTCCTCAGTTTTTCAGCATCTTCCTGGGCTTTGGCCTGTTTGGAAGCTTCAGCCTCAGCTGCCTGCTTTTGACGTTCAGCTTCCTCTGCTTTCTTCTGCAACAGGGCAGCCTCTTTCTCAGCCTTGTCTTTAGCCTTTTCTGCATCCTGCGCAAGTTTCTTTGCTTTTTCAAACTCTTCCTTGAGTTTATTCTGCACCATGCTGTCTTTATTTTGCTGGAGAAGAACATCTTGGGCTTTCTGCTCAGCAGCAGAGCATTTCTGTGCAGCCTCTTTGACTAAAATTATCTGTCTCTCTGCTTCTTTCTCTGCagtctctttctgttttttgGCATCTTCTGCTTTCTTTATAAGACGCTCAACCTCCTCTTGAGCAGCTTTGTGTTGTCTTGCCGCCTCTTCTTCTGCAGCTTGGATTTTTTTCACCTTGGCCTCCGCCTCTTTCCTTTTTTTCTCCTCTTCCAAAGCAAGTTTTCTGAATTTCTCTGCCTCTTCCTCTGCCTTCGCTTTACTCTGCTGTGTCTCCTCTGCAATGCCCTTTAGTTTGTTAAGCTCAAGTTCAAGGTCCTTTTTGCCAGTTGAAGCCTTTTCGAAATTGAGTTTGAGAATGTGGATCTCCTCCTCCACCACTTTCCTCTGCTTTAAGGTTTCTTCTACGATTGTCTTTTGCCTGTTGAGCTCAGTGTCTGAAGACTTCTTGAGCTGATCGATCTTTTCTGCAATTGCTTGCTTATGCTGAGCCGCTTGATCTTCAAGAACTTTCCTCTGGTAAGCCTCTTCTTCGGCTTGTCTCTTTAAACGGTCATTTTCAGCCTCCTTCTCTTTCAAAGCGATTTCAGCTTCCGTTTTCAGACGGGTTGCTTCGTTGATAGCTGCTAACTTTTCTTTGAGGATCTTCTCAGCTTCTGCTCTCTGACGGGCAGCTTCTTCTTCTGCAGTCTGCCTCTGTTTCTTTGCTTCTTCTACAACTGACCTCAGTTTAGTTGCTTCCTCAGCCAGTTCTCTCATCTTGGCAGCCTCAGATTCAAGTAGTTGTTTGCTCTTTTCAGTATTTGACATAGACTCTTTCTCAGCTTTGGATTTGACCTGTATTAGAACTTCCATCTCCTTCCTAACTTTGATCAGTTCCTCCTCAAGCTCCTTCTTCTGTTTAACAGCAGCATTGACATCATTTTTGAGACGCTGGAGCTCATCATCCAAGACAGTTCTCTGTTGTTCGGCATGCTCAAAATCTGCTCTTAACCTAATAAGCTCTTGCTCTGCTGCAAGTTTCTGTTTAGCTGTTTCTTCAGCCATCTTCCTTTGGTTCTCCAGTTCTTTCTCTGCAATCTCTTTCTGTTTAAGGGCAGCCTCCTCAGCTTTTCCTCTCTTCTTTGCCTCCCGTTTGGCCTCCTCCTTCTGTTTCTCTGCTTCCTCCTGAGCTGCAGTTTTCTTATTGGCCTCTTCTTCTGCCTGGAGCCGGAGCCGGAGAGCTTCATTAGCCTTTTGTCTCCATGTTTCTAGTTCCTTCTCTGCCTGCCCTCTTGCCTTATCTGCTTCAGCTTGCTGCTTCTTGAGATGTTCTGCCTCCTCCTGCAGTTGAATAACCATCACCTGCTCATGTTTGAGTGATTCTTCCAGTTTTGCTGTCAATGATAATTGTTTACTCTCAAGCTGAGTGGCTGCAGTCTTCTTAGCCACCTCCTCTACCACTTGAATCTGTCTCTGCTTTTCCAGCTCTGCTTGCTTCATGTGCCTCTCAGCTTCCTCAGCTTGAAGCTTAAACTTCTCAAGATCCTCAAGGGCCTTCTTCTTCTCTTTGGCAGCCTCCTTTTCTGCCTCTGATTTCCGTTTAAGCTCCTCTTCTGCCTGGCGTTTCTTCTGAGTCTCTTCAGCAACTTGCTTCCGAAGCTTCTCTGCCTCATCCTGTGCTGCCTTTCGAAGTTTTTCGGCCTCTGAAGCTTTATCCCTGAGCTGGTGAAGCTCTGTTTcagcagtgtttttttgtttcatcGTCGTCTCTAGCTGGAGTCGGATTATACGGATTTCTTCTTCAATTCTGGTGCGGCTTTGGAGGGCTTCCTCTACCAGTTGAGTCTTAGACTTGATTTCCTGTTCAGAAAGGCTTTTGAGCTCCTGAAGCTCTCGCTGGATATTGTGCTTCTGTTTCTCAGCATCGACAGCGACATCCTGTCGTTTGCTGACTTCGTCTTTCATCTTCGTCTTCAGCTCATTTGCCTCTTGTTCTGCTTTAGCAATAGCCTTTGCGTGAGATTCAGCTAACTGCCTTTGCTTTTCTAGCTCGGCCTGCATCTCAGCCAGCTTTTGTCTATCTTCTTCCTTAAGTTTTTCGGCAGCTTTCTGTATTAGTGGGGGTACATATTAGGGGAAATAGAAACAAAGTTAAGCATTTAGGAGTTAGATATTATAAGTGCATGTACGTACATGCAAATGTAAGTACATGGACAAAGCTACAGGGTGTTATGCTAAATAGTTAAGCTAAATAGAAAATAACTTATGTAGTTACAGTAGATTTATTAAGgaaatataaagtcacaatgtATGGTACACAAAATGAGACACAATCACTTCACAAAACACCACTACAGTTGGAATATTGAATGGCTTCATGCTAATGAGGTGTTATCAGTGGATATGGCTAcgttttgttaaataaataaaaaatttaactaaattaaaactttaaaactCTACCCTGTAATTTTGAAGactaaatcattgtgttttttcACATAAGAGTTACAGAAGGTGTTTTGTATTCCCTTTTGAACAAAATTCCTTTCAATAAATTAATCTTTGCATAAAGTATTATTGAAAAAGACCAatgaaaaaaacagtatttgaAAACGTACGGTCTCTATGGTATTATAATGCATATAACAGAACAGCTTAGTGATGCAGCAAAGAAAAAATGAgaataattaaataatgctAAACCATTAAGGAGGGGAGGTGTCTGATGAATGCCAAATTGTAGATTTTGACAAAtccaataatatataaataatgcatataaaatacaaatgtaattaaAGAGGGATTGGAAAAGGATGAACATGCATTTTTGTGGACAATTTACCTCTTTAGCGCCCAAACATGACAAACATTCATCATGATAAAGCACTGGCAAGCAGTTTAGAGaagcaaaaaagaaaataaaggtTAGAAAGGAAAATGGAAAACAAAATTGTGCAGAAAACAACTACAGAAGAAGGGGTGACAGTCAGGCTGACGCATACTCAGAGGGAAAATCAACAACTAGAGCACAAAGGAAGGATCGGTAAGAATTCAGCTTATCTTTTTACAAAAGCAGTAGACAGAATCCAACCAGGATATTAAACAATGGAAACCAGGAAATTCATCCAGGAAATTAAACAATGTAGCAACACTGGTAAAATGCATCATCCACTAACTTTTATTTTAAGACAATATTTTAAGTTTGCTTCAGGGTGAAGGGTACCTATACTAACTGAGATCTCACTATAATGGAAGAGATATTAAAACACCTCCATTGTAATAAACACATAATGAAAGACATACATTGTGAAAGAAATGGAATGTGCTGCACCACTAGCATTAATATTACTGAAGACCTAGGTGAGCAGCTTGATCtgttcaatttttttatttccagAACTTTAACCTCTAGCACATGGCCAACAAtagcatatttaaaatattgtgttactcTTTGATAA encodes the following:
- the pleca gene encoding plectin a isoform X7; translation: MSMYDPASVTAHVDEQEFVQAYENVREKYKDERDRVQKKTFTKWVNKHLMKAQRHITDLYEDLRDGHNLISLLEVLSGETLPRERDVVRNSRLPREKGRMRFHKLQNVQIALDFLKHRQVKLVNIRNDDIADGNPKLTLGLIWTIILHFQISDIQVNGQSDDMTAKEKLLLWSQRMVESYHGLRCDNFTTSWRDGRLFNAIIHKHRPNLIDMNKVFRQTNLENLEQAFSIAERDMGVTRLLDPEDVDVPHPDEKSIITYVSSMYDVMPRVPDARDGVKANELELRWQEYYELVTMLIQWIRHHIIVFEERKFPSSYEEIEVLWRQFLKFKETELPAKETDKNRSKLIYKSFEGAVQSGQIKVPTSYHPIDVEKEWGRLHVAILEREKLLRSEFERLERLQRIVSKVQMESGLCEEQLNQVETLLQTDMRLLSAGKPIQHASEIEADLNKAENMIRYLFNDVQLLKDGRHLQAEQMYRRVYRLHERLVNLRSEFNLRLKSGVTVSQVPMTQVPMTQISHVQTLQQSPQRIRPELDEVTLKYIQDLLSWVEENQRRIDGGEWGEDLPSVESQLGSHRGLHQSIEEFKYKIDRARADENQLTPVSKGAYREYLGKLDLQYAKLLNSSKSRLRSLDQLHAFVVAATKELMWLNEKEEEEVNYDWSDRNSNMTAKKDNYSGLMRDLEQREKRVNNVQVTGDKLLKDGHPARKTVEAFTAALQTQWSWILQLCCCIETHLKENTAYFQFFSDVKEAEERMKKMEDTMKKKYVCDRSITVTRLEDLLQDAVEEKEQLNEFKTHLEGLNRRAKTVIQLKPRNTAHPVKGKLPIQAVCDFKQMEITVHKGDECALVNNSQPSNWKVRNSSGNESTVPSICFIVPPTNKEAVDLSSSLDASLQRLMVLWQRLHVDMKSLLSWQYYMRDILLINSWNFIMFKTLRVEEYRLTLKNLEQHYQAFMRDSQDSELFGADDRLQAENSYSKATQHYDNLLRSVEQEPVLIGKGSELGEQDESVCKSYITQIKDLRLRLEGCEKRTVTRLRQMVDKEPLKACAQRATEQKKVQTELEGIKKDLDKMVEKSEAVLATSQQSSSAPVLRSEIDVTQKKMDHVYSLSSVYLDKLKTIDMVIRSTQGAEDILNKYENQLRDVNKVPINEKEIKASQTQLQKLRSEAEGNQATFDRLEEELQRATAVTDRISQLHSERDIELEHYRQLVGNLKDRWQAVFAQIELRQRELDLLSRQMQAYRQSCDWLIRWTAEAKQRQDQLHAVPIDSKALQEQLTQEKKLLEEIEKNKDKVDECHKYAKAYIDAIKDYELQLVTYKAHVEPIASPLKKTKMESASDDIIQEYVNLRTRYSELMTLSTQYIKFIIETQRRLEDEVKAAEKLKEEDRQKLAEMQAELEKQRQLAESHAKAIAKAEQEANELKTKMKDEVSKRQDVAVDAEKQKHNIQRELQELKSLSEQEIKSKTQLVEEALQSRTRIEEEIRIIRLQLETTMKQKNTAETELHQLRDKASEAEKLRKAAQDEAEKLRKQVAEETQKKRQAEEELKRKSEAEKEAAKEKKKALEDLEKFKLQAEEAERHMKQAELEKQRQIQVVEEVAKKTAATQLESKQLSLTAKLEESLKHEQVMVIQLQEEAEHLKKQQAEADKARGQAEKELETWRQKANEALRLRLQAEEEANKKTAAQEEAEKQKEEAKREAKKRGKAEEAALKQKEIAEKELENQRKMAEETAKQKLAAEQELIRLRADFEHAEQQRTVLDDELQRLKNDVNAAVKQKKELEEELIKVRKEMEVLIQVKSKAEKESMSNTEKSKQLLESEAAKMRELAEEATKLRSVVEEAKKQRQTAEEEAARQRAEAEKILKEKLAAINEATRLKTEAEIALKEKEAENDRLKRQAEEEAYQRKVLEDQAAQHKQAIAEKIDQLKKSSDTELNRQKTIVEETLKQRKVVEEEIHILKLNFEKASTGKKDLELELNKLKGIAEETQQSKAKAEEEAEKFRKLALEEEKKRKEAEAKVKKIQAAEEEAARQHKAAQEEVERLIKKAEDAKKQKETAEKEAERQIILVKEAAQKCSAAEQKAQDVLLQQNKDSMVQNKLKEEFEKAKKLAQDAEKAKDKAEKEAALLQKKAEEAERQKQAAEAEASKQAKAQEDAEKLRKEAEKEASRRAEAEAAALKQKQEADAEMGKYKKLAEKTLKQKSSVEEELVKVKLQLDETDKQKSVLDDELKRLKQEVSDAIKQKAQVEDELSKVKIQMEDLLKLKLKIEKQNQELMKKDKDNTKKLLEEEAENMKKLAEEAARLNIEAQEAARLRQIAESDLDKQRELADKMLEEKKQAILEATKLKAEAEKLQKQKDQAQVEAQKLLEAKKEMQKRLKQETEGFQKSLEAERKRQLEITAEAEKLKIKVTQLSDAQSKAEEEAKKFKKQADEIKTRLLETEKHTSEKHTVVETLEVQRLQSKKEADDLHKAIAELEKEKEKLKKEAADLQKQSKEMANVQQEQLQQEKTILQQTFFAEKETLLKKEKAIEAEKKKLEKQFEDEVKKAEALKDEQERQKKQLEEERKKLQSAMDAAIKKQKDAEEEMNAKQKEMQELEKKRIEQEKLLAEENKNLREKLQQLQSSQKPSHTKEIEIQTDKVPEEELVHMTMVETTKKVLNGSTEVDGVKKDVPLAFDGIREKVSASRLHEIGVLSKKEFDKLKKGKTTVQELSKNDKVKMCLKGKDCIGGVIVEPNQKMSIYQALKDKKITQSTALMLLEAQAASGYIIDPIKNRRLSVSEAVKDTLIGPELHTKLLSAERAATGFKDPFTGDKISLFEAMKKGLIAEDQATKLLDSQYATGGIVDPVNSHRVPVQMACTQGQLDVDLSKILSSPPADKKTFIDPNTQDSLTYCELLERCKPDPETGIPLLSITEHAAQIERTYTDEETKDVFSKANLTVPFGKFKGKTVTIWEIINSEYFTEDQRKDLIRQYKTGKITVEKIIRIVITVVEDKENKKEPAFDGLRSSVPASELLEAKVINKDLFNKLHNGKATLKEVSELDPVKKALKGTHSIAGVQIESTSEKMSFYEAMKKDLLGAESALNLLEAQAGTGFIIDPVKNQKLTVDEAVKSGVVGPELHEKLLSAERAVCGYKDPYTGKTVSLFEAMQKDLIKKDQGVRLLEAQLATGGIIDPDKSYRITPDIAYKRGFLNEEMNQVLSSPSDSSTVFIDPNTQENITYAELLKRCITDKQTGLPLLPLSKKAVKRKESKEIELVSDAQTKETLSHATVELHSGVFKGRIITIWEIINSEYFTEEQRIEFIRQYRSGKITIEKLIKIVVTTVEEKEMKGQDNFDGFRGPVPTSSLLESKIIDKDTYDKIKQGKKKPADISDSIKHYLQGSDCITGVFLEKTKEKLSIYQAMKQKLLTSNTGTSLLEAQAATGYIIDPIRNEKFTVDDAVKAGIVGPELHEKLLSAEKAVTGYKDPYTGNKISLLQAMQKQLVLREHAIPLLDAQEATGGIIDPVNSHRLPTDIAIQRGYFSKQLAKSFKDPTDDIKGFIDPIKDENVTYKQLKERCITDPEFGIALLPISKAQTPEQAEQSFVYTEEQAQTDLANTQIDIPHESFAGKQVTLWEVMKSDLLPEEEKQRLLEQYRSGKITKERMIIVIIEIIEQRQIIQTEQSMSCDVIRRRVTIDELYRARIIDLETYNLLKQGKKTIREVMEMTSVKQYLFGTGSIAGILSDNYAKVSIYQAMKRGLIKPDIAIDLLEAQAATGFITDPVKDELLTVDEAVRKGLVGPEIHDKLLSAERAVTGYKDPYSGKVISLFQAMKKDLVPEDYAMKLLEAQVATGGIMDPEYYFHLPIDIAMQRGYMNKETSERISDSSGDVKQFTDPTTDEKLSYALLLKRCKVDKESGLRLLSLADKRLLFKGLRKQITPDELLRSQIIDQKTYTALMEGTISVEDLSKDLKKYLEGISSIAGVFVEATKDRLSVYQAMKKNMIRPGTAFELLEAQASTGYVIDPIKNLKMNVLEAVKMGVVGPEFKDKLLSAERAVTGYKDPYSGKVISLFQAMKKGLILKDHGIRLLEAQIATGGIIDPEESHRLPVEMAYKRGLFDEEMNDILTDPSDDTKGFFDPNTEENLTYLQLMERCITDPETGLSLLLLKEKKRERKTSSKSSVRKRRVVIVDPETGKEMSVYEAYRKGLIDHQTYIELAEQECEWEEITTSSSDGVVKSMIIDRRSGRQYDIDDAITKGLIDQSALDQYRAGTLSITEFADMLSGNMSGFRSRSSSFGSSSSYPMSPIPSIKTPATTWTDPTEETGPVAGILDTDTLEKVSVTEAMHRNLVDNITGQRLLEAQACTGGIIDPNTGEKFSVADAMTKGLVDKIMVDRINLAQKAFQGFEDPRTKTKMSASQALKKGWLYYEAGQRFLEVQYLTGGLIEPDVTGRVSLDDAVKKGTLDARTAQKLRDVSGYSKYLTCPKTKLKISYKDAIDRSMIEEGSGLRLLEASSQSSKGLYSPYSISGSGSTSGSRSGSRTGSRSGSRRGSFDATGSGFSMGFSSSYSPTSYGRRYDSGAHGGLQMDELKQALTALASGRNCCYEEKRIFTSSQSQSSLVA